The Blattabacterium cuenoti genome includes a region encoding these proteins:
- a CDS encoding translocation/assembly module TamB domain-containing protein, translated as MNNAFLYKFFTRKKIIIFLIFSLALLIINIYDQKKVQEKVSTFFLKKVREKLGNEISIKHISFNFFEKELIFYDVKIRDHHHFSFIHLSQCKISINNLFRFIFINSRYLNIKNLIIDNSSFFIRKYFKEKENNILFFIRNIFLNQESNKMNIKIITCSKLRINKSHLIYIDSKKKFNHFFSSYIKNIQIKNRKIKASIFSFQSQEFINKKKFCIKNLFCNLTYDYPAKLEIRDFFIKTSNSFLKGSFSIFNDDKYEYEKNKEFFSKKSIRCEIFKGSKLGPDLGIFFSKKWSSNFRLFIQGNINGKFNGLNKRLFLSNIFIKDLQENRLFAKSIYISLNQEWKEIKFFKSFIQFYPHQISQIIPYNFHSKLNFIKEVNLNLKKWIYKGNLIFREKIGEGKKSLKIEGIIQNHFLAAKVSTYINFMSHNHDVKYVSKITIEKKYLLFLFKVLFKDKKKSFFLIPSGIPLFINKYLLSDFWIFINLKGNLSKFFLNLFLSHSGYQINLKGKIHSHFNKIYLRIDDYKNRVHKGIKVMLINNQKFKKISINIYDMIIGQIYGHFKWEHLLTIIPKDIFELKNSCKKEIEYVNFNFLIKKSFFNFIKQKKDRNTFSDIRISGKKEKNVFKTIFFTESVQWNGIYFEKLFIIVNSSSFRKWIKIDTEKITYKDFFSKKINVSILSLENFWMINSKFLLKLKKQKYKEQILNFICKNKKNLFIFFPLLSKLSINGYDWKINNNLGIIKIDLIKRRYTIKNIILSSEKQEIIVNADFIEKKEKTFQFYFKDVQLKKIIFKNNIDGFLNGFFSYKRKYNQIEPNLHVKISDFSIGKKILGNFYVHSFHKDKNYKINGVLKKNTHDILKINGNINNESKNQSILDLNINVKNLKMDNFSFFWKKMNSEARGFLTGKIKIFGNIDNPHYFGRLELKKFGIKINSINTDYEITSKSYVNIVSESCISLSSSYFKDTKYNTQGYINGCFLHKNFIKWNFELSINTKNLLVLDTYGERDRFLFGKILTHGKIQITKKENKVHVSMKNGKILSSSHLYINPKGQKFQNQKNQNRNHKGDNDFLLIDIKTNVKRNTKVSIFLDENLENFIELKGEGSLSLRKTYKKNVETSGKYFVIDGLYHFSIREKIPILKLEKEFKIKPGGFITWKNNFDQSNINLIAYETKSVSKISEYINFTESEKPHKGMIFAELRINIYGKIQKPNINMEILFPKSNEETQKKLFSKLNSFEEKTIQFLSILILGKFFLKNETIKNFLYFSVLEFFLKKLKKILLDSYINQSLNFNFFQKKETFNYFFSLYHKNKNLSNDKNIRLLIEKQEPISSKESFVSWYF; from the coding sequence ATGAACAATGCTTTTTTGTATAAATTTTTTACCAGAAAAAAAATAATAATTTTTTTGATTTTTTCATTGGCATTATTGATTATAAATATTTATGATCAAAAAAAAGTACAAGAAAAAGTATCAACGTTTTTTTTGAAAAAAGTAAGAGAAAAATTAGGAAATGAAATTTCAATAAAACACATTTCATTTAATTTTTTTGAAAAAGAACTTATTTTTTATGATGTCAAAATTAGAGATCATCATCATTTTTCTTTTATTCATTTATCTCAATGTAAAATATCCATTAATAATTTATTTCGTTTTATTTTTATCAATTCTAGATATTTAAATATAAAAAATTTAATTATTGACAATTCTTCTTTTTTTATCAGAAAATATTTCAAAGAAAAAGAAAATAATATCCTTTTTTTTATCAGAAATATTTTTCTGAATCAAGAATCAAATAAAATGAATATCAAAATAATTACTTGTTCTAAGCTAAGGATAAATAAATCTCATTTGATCTATATAGATTCCAAAAAAAAATTCAATCATTTCTTTTCTAGTTATATAAAAAATATTCAAATCAAAAATCGAAAAATAAAAGCTTCTATTTTTTCTTTTCAATCTCAAGAATTTATAAATAAAAAAAAATTTTGCATAAAAAACTTGTTTTGCAATTTAACATATGATTATCCTGCAAAATTAGAAATTCGTGACTTTTTTATAAAAACATCCAATAGTTTTCTAAAAGGATCCTTTTCTATTTTCAATGACGATAAATATGAATATGAAAAAAATAAAGAATTTTTTTCCAAAAAAAGCATACGATGTGAAATTTTTAAAGGATCAAAATTAGGACCTGATTTAGGAATATTTTTTTCCAAAAAATGGTCTTCTAATTTTAGATTATTTATTCAAGGAAATATAAACGGAAAATTTAATGGTCTGAATAAAAGACTTTTTCTTTCTAATATTTTTATAAAGGATTTACAAGAAAATAGATTGTTTGCAAAGAGTATTTATATTTCTTTAAATCAAGAATGGAAAGAGATTAAATTTTTTAAATCTTTTATTCAATTTTATCCTCATCAAATAAGTCAAATAATTCCATACAACTTCCATTCAAAATTAAATTTTATAAAAGAAGTTAATTTGAATTTAAAAAAATGGATATACAAAGGGAATTTAATTTTTAGAGAAAAAATTGGAGAAGGGAAAAAAAGTTTAAAAATAGAAGGAATTATTCAAAATCATTTTTTGGCAGCTAAAGTATCAACTTATATTAATTTTATGAGTCATAATCATGATGTTAAATATGTAAGTAAAATTACAATCGAAAAAAAATATCTTCTTTTTTTATTCAAAGTTTTATTCAAAGACAAGAAAAAAAGTTTTTTTTTAATTCCATCAGGTATTCCTCTTTTTATAAATAAATATTTATTATCTGATTTTTGGATTTTTATTAATTTAAAAGGAAATCTATCAAAATTTTTTTTAAATCTGTTTCTCTCTCATTCAGGATATCAAATTAATTTAAAAGGAAAAATTCATTCACACTTCAATAAAATCTATTTAAGAATAGATGACTATAAAAATCGAGTTCACAAAGGAATTAAAGTAATGTTAATCAATAATCAAAAATTTAAAAAAATTAGTATCAATATATATGATATGATAATTGGTCAGATTTATGGACATTTTAAATGGGAACATTTATTAACTATTATCCCAAAAGATATTTTTGAATTAAAAAATTCCTGCAAAAAAGAGATAGAATACGTGAATTTTAATTTTCTGATAAAAAAATCCTTTTTCAATTTCATAAAACAGAAAAAAGATAGAAATACTTTTTCTGATATTCGAATTTCAGGAAAAAAAGAGAAGAACGTATTTAAAACAATTTTTTTTACAGAATCAGTCCAATGGAATGGAATTTATTTTGAAAAACTATTTATAATAGTTAATTCTTCTTCTTTTAGAAAATGGATAAAAATTGATACAGAAAAAATTACTTACAAAGATTTTTTTTCAAAGAAAATAAATGTATCTATTTTGAGTCTAGAAAATTTTTGGATGATTAATTCTAAATTTTTATTAAAGTTAAAAAAACAAAAATACAAAGAACAAATATTGAATTTCATTTGTAAGAATAAAAAAAATTTATTCATTTTTTTCCCTTTACTTTCTAAATTAAGCATCAATGGATATGATTGGAAGATTAATAATAATTTGGGAATAATAAAAATAGACCTCATTAAAAGAAGATATACCATAAAAAATATTATTTTATCTTCAGAAAAACAAGAAATTATTGTGAACGCGGATTTTATTGAAAAAAAAGAAAAAACATTTCAATTTTATTTCAAAGACGTGCAGTTAAAAAAAATAATATTTAAAAATAATATAGATGGTTTCTTAAACGGTTTTTTTTCCTATAAAAGAAAATATAATCAAATTGAACCTAATTTACATGTAAAAATTTCCGATTTTTCAATTGGAAAAAAAATTTTAGGAAACTTTTATGTTCATTCCTTTCATAAGGATAAAAATTATAAGATTAATGGAGTTCTTAAAAAAAATACTCATGACATATTGAAAATAAATGGAAATATTAACAACGAATCAAAAAATCAATCCATACTCGATTTAAATATCAATGTTAAAAACTTAAAAATGGATAATTTTTCCTTTTTTTGGAAAAAAATGAATAGTGAAGCAAGAGGTTTTTTGACAGGAAAAATAAAAATATTTGGAAATATAGACAATCCTCATTATTTTGGAAGATTAGAACTTAAAAAGTTTGGAATCAAAATAAATTCTATAAATACAGATTATGAAATCACAAGTAAATCTTATGTAAATATCGTTTCTGAATCCTGTATTTCATTATCTTCTTCTTATTTTAAGGATACTAAATATAATACTCAAGGATATATAAATGGATGTTTTTTACACAAAAATTTTATCAAATGGAATTTTGAATTATCTATAAACACAAAAAATTTACTTGTTTTAGATACATATGGAGAACGAGATCGTTTTTTATTTGGAAAAATATTGACTCATGGAAAAATTCAAATAACGAAAAAAGAAAATAAAGTTCACGTTTCTATGAAAAATGGAAAAATTTTAAGTTCTTCTCATTTATACATTAATCCAAAAGGTCAAAAATTTCAAAATCAAAAAAATCAAAACCGAAATCACAAGGGAGATAATGATTTTTTATTAATAGACATTAAAACAAATGTAAAAAGAAACACAAAAGTATCAATATTTTTAGACGAAAATTTAGAAAATTTTATTGAATTAAAAGGAGAAGGTTCTCTTTCTTTAAGAAAAACATATAAAAAAAATGTTGAAACCAGTGGAAAATATTTTGTAATAGATGGATTATATCATTTTTCTATCCGAGAAAAAATACCAATTCTAAAATTGGAAAAAGAATTTAAAATAAAACCAGGAGGTTTTATTACTTGGAAAAATAATTTTGATCAATCCAATATCAATTTAATTGCTTATGAGACCAAGTCTGTCTCAAAAATTTCTGAGTATATAAATTTTACAGAATCTGAAAAACCTCATAAGGGAATGATATTTGCAGAATTAAGAATCAATATTTATGGAAAAATACAAAAACCTAATATTAATATGGAAATTTTATTTCCTAAAAGTAATGAAGAAACTCAAAAAAAATTATTTAGTAAACTGAACTCTTTTGAAGAAAAAACAATACAATTTTTATCCATTCTAATATTAGGAAAATTTTTTCTAAAAAATGAGACCATAAAAAATTTTTTATACTTTTCTGTTCTCGAATTTTTTTTAAAAAAACTAAAGAAAATATTATTAGATTCATATATCAATCAATCTTTAAATTTTAATTTCTTTCAAAAAAAAGAAACGTTCAATTATTTTTTTTCTTTATATCATAAGAACAAAAATCTATCGAATGATAAAAATATAAGATTACTTATTGAAAAACAAGAACCTATTTCTTCAAAAGAAAGTTTTGTATCTTGGTATTTTTAA
- the mdh gene encoding malate dehydrogenase gives MKVTIIGAGNVGASCASLLAQKDIVKKIVLLDIREKFTEGKSLDISQMLTLVRSNTQVIGITNDYSKSENSEIVVITCGLPRKPGMSRDNLVQTNAEIIRTVTKKSIFFSPKAKFIIVSNPLDVMAYVSYITAKIDSSRVIGMAGILDSTRYRYFLSKKLKLSSHDIQSLLLGGHGDTMVPLYRYTSISGIPIQEFISEEENNVIVEKTKKGGEEVVNLLGTSAWMAPGASVVQMVEAILKDSKRIFSCSAFLKGEYNLKNIYLGVPVILGKSGIEKIIELQLNEKEKNLLTQSANHVKKMIDRLKYF, from the coding sequence ATGAAAGTTACTATTATTGGAGCAGGAAACGTAGGAGCCTCTTGTGCTAGTCTATTAGCTCAAAAAGATATAGTTAAAAAAATTGTTTTATTAGATATTAGAGAAAAATTTACTGAAGGAAAAAGTTTGGACATTTCTCAAATGCTTACTCTTGTAAGATCAAATACTCAAGTAATTGGAATTACTAATGATTATTCAAAATCAGAAAATTCTGAAATAGTTGTTATCACTTGTGGTCTTCCTAGAAAACCTGGAATGAGTAGAGACAATCTTGTTCAGACTAATGCAGAAATTATTCGTACTGTTACGAAAAAATCTATTTTTTTTTCTCCAAAAGCTAAATTTATCATTGTATCAAATCCATTAGATGTCATGGCATACGTTAGTTATATTACTGCTAAAATTGATTCATCTCGTGTAATTGGAATGGCTGGAATATTAGACTCTACAAGATATCGTTATTTTTTATCGAAGAAATTAAAATTATCATCTCACGATATACAATCCTTATTATTAGGAGGACATGGAGATACAATGGTCCCTTTATATAGATACACTTCTATATCTGGAATCCCCATACAAGAATTTATATCAGAAGAAGAAAATAACGTTATTGTTGAAAAAACAAAAAAAGGAGGAGAGGAAGTAGTCAATTTATTAGGCACATCTGCTTGGATGGCTCCTGGGGCCTCTGTTGTACAAATGGTAGAAGCTATTTTAAAAGATTCTAAACGTATTTTTTCATGCTCAGCTTTTTTGAAAGGAGAGTATAATTTAAAAAATATATATTTGGGAGTTCCAGTTATTTTAGGAAAATCTGGAATAGAAAAAATTATAGAATTGCAATTAAATGAAAAAGAAAAAAATCTTTTAACTCAGTCTGCTAATCATGTAAAAAAAATGATAGATAGATTGAAATATTTTTAG
- the gcvP gene encoding aminomethyl-transferring glycine dehydrogenase — protein sequence MKEDYVRKKKFYHRHIGPSCYEINEMLKELQCSSIKDFIKKTIPKEIRLKKKLNLPNSISEYQYLKHIDKISKKNKIYRSYIGLGYRNTITPSVIQRNILENPSWYTPYTPYQSEISQGRLEALINFQTMISDLTGMKISNASMLDESTAAADAMFMIFQEKIKRKQINNNYSFFVSDEILPQTFAVLKTRCFGLGIHIIRDSHKNFLKNKYKVENIFGLIISYPSCLGEIYDYGETIEYAKKNNISVIVSADILSLSLLKPPGEWGADVVVGSSQSFGVPMGYGGPHAAFFSTHEKYKRFIPGRIIGMSIDRQNRKAFRMALQTREQHIKREKATSNICTSQVLPAIMASMYALYHGKEGLIEIAKSIHEYAKKLEFLLVNNINNLYQVNKFYFDTIRIKTDFIEKLKKVSDRKKTNFRYVDRNHITITLDETTCKEDIDHILSIFHEVSIYKKRKKYDDIKKIHEKHKIPSSLKRTSDFLKHEIFHKFYSENELMRYIKRLERKDLSLNHSMIPLGSCTMKLNASTELFSLSQHEWRNVHPFVPDQQAMGYHFVIHNLKKYLKEITGFSGVSLQPNSGAQGEYAGLMVIKSYHHSLQESKRNIALIPSSSHGTNPASANMAGMKVILISTKNDGSIDRNDLFKKVKEYKNFLSVLMITYPSTHGVYEINIQEIIDIIHENGGQVYMDGANMNAQVGLIKPAHLGVDVCHLNLHKTFAIPHGGGGPGMGPICVSSHLKPFLPDHPFFEKGEKDKLTISSSPYGSSLILTISYAYIRLLGPDGLRKCTEISILNANYIKEKLKRFYNILYVGKNNAVAHELIIDCRMFKSLGIEIVDIAKRMMDYGYHAPTISFPVEGCMMIEPTESESKEELDRFIETLINIRKEIQEIEDGKFSKKENVFKNAPHSIELLTNNDWKYSYSREKAAYPLFWVRKRKFWPSVCRVDDGYGDRNLICTCT from the coding sequence ATGAAAGAGGATTACGTCAGAAAAAAAAAATTCTATCACAGACATATAGGACCGTCTTGTTATGAAATTAACGAGATGTTGAAAGAATTGCAATGTTCCTCTATTAAGGATTTTATCAAAAAAACTATACCTAAAGAAATACGTTTAAAAAAGAAATTAAATCTACCAAATTCTATTTCTGAATATCAATATTTAAAACACATTGATAAAATCAGTAAAAAAAATAAAATTTACCGTTCCTATATAGGATTAGGATACCGGAATACTATTACTCCAAGCGTTATTCAAAGAAATATTTTAGAAAATCCAAGTTGGTATACTCCTTATACTCCTTATCAATCAGAAATATCTCAAGGACGTTTAGAAGCTTTGATCAATTTTCAAACTATGATTTCTGATCTTACTGGAATGAAAATAAGTAATGCATCCATGTTAGATGAATCTACAGCTGCTGCAGATGCAATGTTTATGATTTTTCAAGAAAAAATAAAAAGGAAACAGATCAATAATAACTATTCATTTTTTGTTTCAGACGAAATTCTTCCACAAACTTTTGCAGTTTTAAAAACAAGATGTTTTGGTTTAGGAATACACATTATAAGAGATAGTCATAAGAATTTTCTGAAAAATAAATATAAAGTGGAAAATATATTTGGATTGATTATTTCTTATCCTTCTTGTTTAGGTGAAATATATGATTATGGTGAAACAATTGAATATGCAAAAAAAAACAATATATCAGTAATTGTTTCTGCAGATATTTTATCTTTATCCTTATTGAAACCTCCTGGAGAATGGGGGGCTGATGTTGTTGTAGGATCTAGCCAATCTTTTGGGGTTCCTATGGGATATGGTGGACCTCACGCTGCTTTTTTTTCTACTCATGAAAAATATAAACGTTTTATTCCTGGTAGAATAATTGGAATGTCTATAGATAGGCAAAACAGAAAAGCATTTCGCATGGCTTTACAAACTAGAGAACAACATATAAAAAGAGAAAAAGCAACTTCAAATATTTGTACATCACAAGTTTTGCCTGCTATAATGGCTTCTATGTATGCTTTATATCATGGAAAAGAAGGATTAATAGAAATAGCTAAAAGCATTCATGAATATGCTAAAAAATTAGAATTTTTATTGGTTAATAATATAAATAATCTTTATCAAGTAAACAAATTTTATTTTGATACTATTAGAATAAAAACTGATTTTATAGAGAAACTAAAAAAAGTTTCAGATCGGAAAAAAACCAATTTTAGGTATGTAGATAGAAATCATATAACCATTACTTTAGATGAAACCACATGTAAAGAAGATATAGATCATATTTTATCCATATTTCATGAAGTTTCTATTTATAAAAAAAGAAAAAAATATGATGATATAAAAAAAATTCATGAAAAACATAAAATTCCTAGTTCTTTAAAAAGAACTTCTGATTTTTTGAAACATGAAATTTTTCATAAATTTTATTCAGAAAATGAATTGATGCGTTATATAAAACGACTAGAAAGAAAAGATCTTTCTTTAAATCATTCTATGATTCCGCTTGGTTCATGCACTATGAAACTGAATGCTTCTACGGAATTATTTTCTTTAAGCCAACATGAATGGAGGAATGTTCATCCTTTTGTTCCTGATCAACAAGCAATGGGATATCACTTTGTCATTCATAATTTAAAAAAATATTTAAAAGAAATAACTGGATTTTCTGGAGTCTCTTTACAACCTAATTCAGGTGCTCAGGGAGAATATGCTGGACTTATGGTTATAAAATCTTATCATCATTCATTACAAGAGTCAAAAAGGAATATAGCATTAATTCCTTCTTCTTCTCATGGAACGAATCCGGCTTCAGCAAACATGGCAGGAATGAAAGTTATTTTAATTTCTACAAAAAATGATGGGTCTATTGATAGAAATGATTTATTCAAAAAAGTGAAAGAATATAAAAATTTTTTATCTGTTTTAATGATCACTTATCCTTCTACTCACGGTGTATATGAAATAAATATTCAGGAAATCATAGATATCATTCATGAAAATGGAGGGCAAGTATACATGGATGGAGCAAATATGAATGCTCAAGTTGGTTTAATAAAACCAGCACATTTGGGAGTGGATGTTTGTCATCTAAATCTTCATAAAACTTTTGCTATTCCTCATGGTGGAGGAGGCCCTGGAATGGGTCCTATTTGTGTCTCTTCACATTTGAAGCCTTTTCTTCCTGATCATCCTTTTTTTGAAAAAGGAGAAAAAGATAAATTGACGATATCCTCTTCTCCATATGGATCCTCTTTGATTCTTACAATTTCCTATGCTTATATTCGTTTATTAGGTCCAGATGGACTTAGAAAGTGTACAGAAATATCTATACTGAATGCAAATTATATAAAAGAAAAATTAAAAAGATTTTATAACATATTATATGTAGGAAAAAACAATGCAGTGGCACACGAATTAATTATAGATTGTAGGATGTTCAAATCTCTAGGAATAGAGATTGTAGATATAGCAAAAAGAATGATGGATTACGGATATCATGCTCCTACTATATCTTTTCCTGTAGAAGGATGTATGATGATAGAACCTACGGAAAGTGAATCTAAAGAAGAATTAGATCGTTTTATTGAAACACTTATCAATATACGAAAAGAAATTCAAGAAATCGAAGATGGTAAATTTTCTAAAAAAGAAAATGTATTCAAAAACGCTCCGCACAGTATAGAATTGCTAACTAATAATGATTGGAAATATTCTTATAGTAGAGAAAAAGCTGCATATCCATTATTTTGGGTTAGAAAAAGGAAATTTTGGCCATCAGTTTGTCGTGTTGATGATGGATACGGAGATAGAAATTTGATATGTACATGTACTTAG
- the tsaD gene encoding tRNA (adenosine(37)-N6)-threonylcarbamoyltransferase complex transferase subunit TsaD, with product MKKKPIIIGIESSCDETAVSIIKNRDVLSNIIIHQDIHKKYGGVVPELASRLHEKNIITAVNQSIDSARIKKNQIDAVSFTLGPGLIGSLLVGASFAKSFSMGLEIPLLTVNHVQAHILAHFIKNANMNNSYPKFPFLGLVISGGHTQLVKVNDFFQMEILGSTLDDSIGNTLDKVARILGFHYPGGPMIELFSKNGNCNKFVFSKPSVNGLNFSFSGFQSNVLQFFKKKLKKNPLFIKQNISDICASIQRIIAEILLEKVQKATLKTGIYRIVLAGGVSANCEIRRMFISFAKENKKCEIFIPKKKYTTDNGAMIAITGLLKYEKNLFDSIHVSPYSKFKTF from the coding sequence ATGAAAAAAAAACCTATTATTATCGGGATAGAATCATCATGTGATGAAACGGCTGTTTCTATTATTAAAAATAGAGATGTCTTATCTAATATTATCATTCATCAAGATATCCATAAAAAATATGGAGGTGTAGTTCCAGAATTAGCTTCAAGACTACATGAAAAAAATATTATTACAGCTGTAAATCAGTCAATAGATTCAGCAAGAATTAAAAAAAATCAAATTGATGCTGTTTCCTTTACTTTAGGACCAGGATTGATAGGATCTTTATTAGTAGGGGCTTCTTTTGCAAAGTCTTTTTCAATGGGGTTAGAGATTCCTTTATTAACTGTAAATCATGTACAAGCCCATATACTTGCTCATTTCATAAAAAATGCTAATATGAACAATTCTTATCCTAAATTTCCATTTTTAGGTTTAGTCATAAGTGGAGGACATACTCAACTTGTGAAAGTGAATGATTTTTTTCAAATGGAAATATTAGGATCTACTTTAGATGATTCTATAGGGAATACTTTGGATAAAGTAGCTAGAATATTGGGTTTTCATTATCCTGGAGGCCCTATGATAGAACTTTTTTCTAAAAATGGAAATTGTAATAAATTTGTTTTTTCAAAACCATCAGTAAATGGGTTAAATTTCAGTTTTAGTGGATTCCAAAGTAATGTTTTACAATTTTTCAAAAAAAAATTAAAAAAAAATCCATTGTTTATAAAACAAAATATATCTGATATTTGTGCTTCTATCCAGAGAATAATAGCAGAAATTCTTTTAGAAAAAGTTCAAAAAGCAACTTTAAAAACTGGAATTTATAGAATAGTTTTAGCAGGTGGGGTCTCCGCAAATTGTGAAATTAGACGAATGTTTATATCTTTTGCAAAAGAAAACAAAAAATGTGAAATCTTTATTCCAAAGAAAAAATATACCACGGACAATGGAGCGATGATAGCTATTACAGGACTATTAAAATATGAAAAAAATTTATTTGATTCGATTCATGTTTCTCCATATTCTAAATTTAAAACATTTTAA
- a CDS encoding Lrp/AsnC family transcriptional regulator: MILRYNTDEIDNTIVRKLNINARTPYTEISKQISKEIKPLSVGTVHVRVKKLEDAGIIKGSTLIIGYESLGFHLIAFVGILSDSRESKLVKEELKKIPNVVQLYITSGKYNLFCRIIARDPSDARDVISKIGEIKGVLRTESTICLEESINDENRLLSNILQKNQSSYKKKHNDIIIT, from the coding sequence ATGATTCTAAGATATAATACAGATGAAATAGACAATACCATTGTCAGAAAATTAAATATAAATGCTAGAACCCCATATACAGAAATCAGTAAACAGATTAGTAAAGAAATCAAGCCACTATCCGTTGGAACTGTTCATGTCAGAGTAAAAAAATTAGAAGATGCAGGTATTATAAAGGGAAGTACTTTGATTATTGGATATGAATCTTTGGGTTTTCATTTAATAGCTTTTGTTGGAATTTTATCAGATTCACGAGAATCTAAATTAGTAAAAGAAGAATTAAAAAAAATTCCTAATGTAGTCCAATTATATATCACATCAGGAAAATACAATCTTTTTTGCAGAATTATTGCTAGAGATCCTTCAGATGCTAGAGATGTTATTTCTAAAATTGGAGAGATAAAAGGGGTTCTTAGAACGGAATCTACTATTTGTTTGGAAGAAAGTATTAATGATGAAAACAGATTATTATCCAATATTTTACAAAAAAATCAATCATCTTATAAAAAAAAACATAATGATATTATCATAACATAA